Genomic window (Synechococcus sp. LA31):
ACACCCCATCGGGTGCGATCACATGCACCCCATCGGCCGCGCCGCACCAGAGGTTGCCGTGCTCGTCGACGCGGAAGCCATCGGCCCAGCCTGGGCTGATCTTGTGGAACACCTCTCCACCGCTGAGGCTCATCCCATCGCTGTTGACGTGGAAGCGCCGGATGGATTGCCGCGGCTCGCTGGCTCCCGGCGCGCCGGATTCGGCCACATAAAGCAGTTGCTCATCGGGCGAGAAGGCCAGGCCGTTGGGACCGTCGAAATCGGTGGCCATCGCCTGGGCTACACCGGTGGCTGGATCGAGCCGGTACAGCGCTGGCGCTTGCTCGGAGGCTTGGCGTCCACCCTCGTAGTCGTTCATCAAGCCGTAGAGCGGATCGCTGAACCAGATGGAGCCATCGCTCTTCACCACCACGTCGTTGGGGGCATTGAGCCGTTGGCCGCGGGCCTGGCTCACCAGCGTGGTGATCGCACCGTTGTGTTCGTGGCGGGTGAGGCAGCGGCTGCGGTGATGGCACTGGATTAGCCGACCCTCGAGGTCACGGGTCTGGCCATTGGCGAAGTCGGATGGCTCGAGGAAGGTGCTGATGCCGTGTTGGGCGCTCCAGCGCAGGGTGCGGTTGTTGGGGATGTCGCTGAAGAGCAGGCATGCGTGGTCGCCAAACCACACCGGCCCTTCCAGCCAGCGGAAGCCCTCGGCTAGTCGCTCGAGCTCAGCGTTGAACAGCACCAGCTGCTCAAATCGCTTGTCGTAGCTCTCGGTACAGGTCGAGGGATACGTGGTTGCCATCTCAGCCAGCTAGCTCCGGGATCGGGGGCGGAGGCACCTCCGGGCCGAACTGCACCAGCATCAGCACCGCCGGCTGATCGCCCACCGTCCAGGAACGATGTCCGCGCTTGCCGTTGTGCTCTGTGGTGGCTTGGTCGGCGCCGAATGACACCATGCCCGGCCCCATCTCCACCCGATCGCCATCCATGGTT
Coding sequences:
- a CDS encoding SMP-30/gluconolactonase/LRE family protein — protein: MATTYPSTCTESYDKRFEQLVLFNAELERLAEGFRWLEGPVWFGDHACLLFSDIPNNRTLRWSAQHGISTFLEPSDFANGQTRDLEGRLIQCHHRSRCLTRHEHNGAITTLVSQARGQRLNAPNDVVVKSDGSIWFSDPLYGLMNDYEGGRQASEQAPALYRLDPATGVAQAMATDFDGPNGLAFSPDEQLLYVAESGAPGASEPRQSIRRFHVNSDGMSLSGGEVFHKISPGWADGFRVDEHGNLWCGAADGVHVIAPDGVLIGKVLVPKRVSNLCFGDRYGSRLFLCASTAIYSLFTNTRGATWQR